The Deltaproteobacteria bacterium genomic interval GGGAAGAAAGGCGGAAAAATCCCTGTACCGGCCGGAGTTTGCCACCTTCGAGGAGGACGATGTTTACAGCCAGGCAGATGCCGGGGGGTTCATCCGGCTTCAGGGCCTGCGCCTCAAGATCAGGTCCATGCTTGAAGGACACTGAAAAAAAGATGAACATCGAACATCGAACATCGAACGTCCAACATCGAATATCGAATATCGAACGTTGAATGGGGAAAGATGAAGTGTTTAAAAAGATGAACATCGAACATCGAACGTCCAACATCGAACATCGAATGGGGAAAGATGAAGACTTATGATCTGGAAGAAAGGCTGCTTGAGTATTCGGTACGAATCATAAAGATCGTTGAACAGCTACCAAATACCAGAACAGGCAACCATGTTGCAGGCCAATTGTTAAGATCGGGAACTTCACCTTATCCAAACCATGGTGAAGCTCAGGCAGCAGAGTCCCCAAAGGACTTTATCCATAAGCTTCGTATCTCATTAAAGGAGCTCAGGGAGGCCCAGCGATGGTTAAAACTTATTCAGCATGTACCACTAATTAAAAAACCTGAACTATTAGATGATATTTTACAGGAAACAGAGGAATTAATTAAGATTTTCGTTACAAGCATCAAAACGGCTGAAAAGAAACAGAAATAGTCATTCAAGGTTGGACGTTCATCTTTTTCATTCGATGTTGAACGTTCGATGTTCGATGTTCGATGTTCATTCGGTATTGGGTGTTTGTTTTTTTCATTCGATGTTGAACGTTCGATGTTCGATGTTCGATGTTCATCTTGTACAAAACAGCCCCGTATGGCATAAATGCAATCTGTGAACGTTTATAAAACAGCTTAGCGCTTATGCGTTTTGATCCCGTAGCCCGCGCTATTGCCCTGGATCTCCCCGGTCCGTCTCTCAGCGACAACCGCAGTCACGAGTCACGTGTAAGAGCGGCCCTGGAGTCTGAACTGGGGCAGCCGCCCCTGTTGCCCCTGGAAATCTGCAGGGTCCTGCCCGGCGTTCTCCCTTCATCCGGCTACAAGGTGCAGGCATTGGTGCTGGACGGTCCCTGCGGCTGGGAGACCGCCCGGGTAAGCGCTGCAGGCGGGTCCCTGCGGCCTTACGGACTGGCTGTGGATCTTGGAAGCACCACCGTGGTCTTTTACCTCGTGGATCTCGGTTCCGGCGAAGTCATTTCGACTCTGTCAAAATCCAACCCCCAAAGGGTCCACGGTGAGGATATCCTGGAAAGGATCCTCTTTGCAGGACAGGACAACGGCCTGGAGACACTGCAGTCCGAGGTCATCGGCCTTTTCAACTCCTCTGTACGCGAGATTACGGCAGGACAGGGCATGCGCCCTGAGGATATAAGCTTTATTGCAATGGCCGGCAACACCACTATGTGCCATTTATTTTTAGGTCTTGATCCGGGCAATATCTGCCGGGAACCATACATTCCGGTGGTCAACCGGTTTGATCTGATCCGGCCCGGGGAAATAGGAATAAATGTCCATCCCCGGGCCTGGCTCTATTGTTTTCCAAACATAGGGAGTTACTTCGGCGGCGACCTTCTGGCAGGCATCCTGGCCTCGGGCATGCACCTCAGGGAGGAGATCTCCATGCTCGTGGATGTCGGCACCAATGCAGAGGTCGTGCTGGGAAACAGGGACTGGCTTGTGGCCTGTGCAGGGGCGGCCGGCCCGGCGCTCGAAGAGGGGATCCTCTCCTGCGGCATGAGTGCACGGCCAGGGGCCATAGACCGGGTGGAAATAGACCGGAACAACTTGGATGTTACGTTTCACACCATAGACGGCAAGGCCCCGGAGGGATTGTGCGGTTCGGGAATAATAGATCTCCTGGCAGCCATGTTTGTTGCGGGGCTGGTGGATCCGACCGGAAAGCTCGTGGCGGACCGGGACAGGGGCAGGATGCAACAAGTGAACGGGGAGTGGGCGTATATTGTGGCAGGTCCTCATGAGACCGGCCATGGAAAGCCGGTCTATGTCAGCCAGAGCGACATAAAAAACCTGATTCGTTCAAAAGGGGCCATGTACACTATACTGAACGTGGTAATCCAGAGCGTTGGTATCGGTTTTGAGGATATCGGGAAATTTTATGTTGCAGGTGCCTTTGGCAATTACATTGATCCCAAAAAGGCCGTAATAATCGGGATGCTGCCCGATGTGCCCCTTGAGCGCTTTGAGGGCCTGG includes:
- a CDS encoding four helix bundle protein, coding for MKTYDLEERLLEYSVRIIKIVEQLPNTRTGNHVAGQLLRSGTSPYPNHGEAQAAESPKDFIHKLRISLKELREAQRWLKLIQHVPLIKKPELLDDILQETEELIKIFVTSIKTAEKKQK